In Myxococcus stipitatus, the following are encoded in one genomic region:
- a CDS encoding Uma2 family endonuclease, which yields MAYGKRETEGVATLADIEALPEGVVGEIIDGALYAHARPGGGHVYLGLRLFGELDGPFQLGNPGPGGWWLMVEPGTRAEGSPEFVPDLAGWRRERVATLPERQWTLPPDWVCEILSPSTHTYDLNIKRPFYARLGIRHLWLIDLVSRTLTVSELRDGQWAELGVYSEGDSLIRLPPFEDVELRWGWLWRSLQRTD from the coding sequence ATGGCCTACGGCAAACGCGAAACAGAGGGTGTCGCAACCCTCGCCGACATCGAGGCTCTGCCTGAGGGCGTCGTGGGCGAGATCATCGATGGTGCGCTGTACGCGCATGCCCGCCCCGGGGGCGGACATGTCTATCTTGGGCTGAGATTGTTTGGAGAGCTGGATGGTCCCTTCCAGCTCGGCAACCCAGGGCCGGGCGGATGGTGGCTCATGGTCGAGCCCGGCACCCGAGCAGAAGGCTCCCCCGAGTTCGTTCCAGACCTCGCGGGGTGGCGACGCGAACGTGTCGCCACACTCCCGGAGCGACAGTGGACCCTCCCTCCCGATTGGGTCTGCGAAATCCTGTCGCCGTCGACGCATACGTATGACCTGAACATCAAGCGCCCGTTCTACGCGAGGCTCGGCATCCGGCACCTGTGGCTCATCGACCTGGTCTCACGCACGCTCACCGTCAGCGAGCTGCGCGACGGACAATGGGCCGAGCTGGGTGTCTACAGCGAGGGCGACTCCCTCATCCGGCTTCCCCCCTTCGAAGACGTGGAGCTGCGCTGGGGATGGCTCTGGCGCTCGCTGCAACGAACCGACTGA
- a CDS encoding Uma2 family endonuclease, which yields MAYGKRETEGVATLADIEALPEGVVGEIIDGTLYVHAQPRPGHMDILGSLHAELWGAFQQGRGGPGGWWIQVEPGIELEGSPEFIPDVAGWRKERIARLPSTSWRLAPDWACEILSPSTRGYDQRIKRPFYARIGIRHLWFIDVESRTLTVSELRDGHWTELGVYGDDDVIRAAPFEEVELRLGELWPLVESSDAR from the coding sequence ATGGCCTACGGCAAACGCGAAACAGAGGGTGTCGCAACCCTCGCCGACATCGAGGCTCTGCCTGAGGGCGTCGTGGGCGAGATCATCGATGGGACGTTGTATGTGCATGCCCAGCCAAGACCTGGGCATATGGATATCCTGGGAAGTTTGCATGCCGAGCTCTGGGGAGCATTCCAGCAGGGACGAGGCGGCCCCGGGGGTTGGTGGATTCAGGTAGAGCCCGGCATCGAACTGGAAGGCTCGCCGGAGTTCATCCCGGACGTGGCGGGGTGGCGCAAGGAGCGCATCGCACGGCTGCCATCGACGTCGTGGCGTCTGGCGCCAGACTGGGCTTGTGAAATCCTTTCACCTTCCACGCGTGGATATGACCAGCGCATCAAGCGCCCGTTCTACGCGCGCATCGGCATCCGGCATCTGTGGTTCATCGACGTGGAGTCGCGCACGCTCACGGTGAGCGAGCTGCGTGACGGACACTGGACCGAGCTGGGTGTGTACGGTGATGACGATGTCATTCGTGCCGCGCCGTTCGAGGAAGTCGAACTGCGGCTCGGGGAACTCTGGCCTCTCGTGGAGTCGTCCGACGCCAGGTAG
- a CDS encoding SDR family oxidoreductase — MKKVLVLGATSAIAQATVRLLAARGASLYLVGRNAANLDAVTKDAATRGAAKVESKAVDLNDFATHEALVEGAFQALGGLDGVVLAHGVLGDQAESQATWTATEAVLRTNFMSAVSLLTPLANRFEAQKAGTLVVISSVAGDRGRQSNYVYGASKGALNVFLQGLRNRLAKSNVAVVTVKPGFVDTPMTAHLPKNKLFASPEKVARGLLRAADSRKNEVYVPGIWALIMLIIKSIPESVFKKLKL, encoded by the coding sequence ATGAAGAAAGTGCTCGTCCTCGGCGCCACCAGCGCCATTGCCCAGGCCACGGTGCGGCTGCTCGCCGCGCGGGGTGCCTCGCTGTACCTCGTGGGCCGCAACGCGGCGAACCTGGACGCGGTGACGAAGGATGCCGCCACGCGGGGTGCCGCGAAGGTGGAGTCGAAGGCGGTGGACCTGAACGACTTCGCCACGCATGAGGCGTTGGTGGAGGGGGCGTTCCAGGCGTTGGGTGGGTTGGATGGCGTGGTCCTCGCGCACGGCGTGCTGGGAGACCAGGCGGAGTCGCAGGCCACGTGGACGGCGACGGAGGCGGTGCTGCGCACCAACTTCATGAGCGCCGTGTCGCTCTTGACGCCGTTGGCCAACCGCTTCGAGGCGCAGAAGGCGGGCACGCTGGTGGTCATCTCGTCGGTGGCGGGAGACCGGGGCCGGCAGAGCAACTACGTGTACGGCGCGTCGAAGGGCGCGCTGAACGTGTTCCTCCAGGGGCTGCGCAACCGCCTGGCGAAGTCCAACGTGGCGGTGGTGACAGTGAAGCCGGGCTTCGTGGACACACCGATGACGGCGCACCTGCCGAAGAACAAGCTGTTCGCCTCGCCGGAGAAGGTGGCACGCGGGCTCTTGCGCGCCGCGGACTCGCGCAAGAACGAGGTCTACGTCCCCGGCATCTGGGCGCTCATCATGCTCATCATCAAGAGCATCCCGGAATCCGTGTTCAAGAAGTTGAAGCTCTAG
- a CDS encoding FAD-binding oxidoreductase: protein MKPLESWGRYPRVEQRTQPLTWRSDTLPEVSGPVLPHGLGRSYGDSCLNGGGTLLLTAGLDRFIAFDPSTGVVRCEAGVTLDMILRLAAPRGWFLPVTPGTKFVTVGGAIANDVHGKNHHCAGTFGRYVRRFELVRSDGSRRVCAPDENPDWYGATIGGLGLTGLITWAEVQLKPISNPYVLQETVPLANLDEFLVVARESEADYQFTMAWVDCLARGKKVGRGLLYRGNFAPPQFDGLPLAKSHLSHGIGLAVPMDMPSFCLNRLTVSAFNWLYFHRQNGRPKQRLTHYDPFFYPLDAIYGWNRIYGSRGFLQFQCVVPYSTARDALKDILERSSRGGLPSFLSVLKTFGDIPSPGWLSFPRKGVTLAMDFANRGEKTYRLVEELDRVTREAGGAVYPAKDARMSPESFAAYFPRRVEFAGYMDPAFSSSFWRRMNPVALPFSLESERAAGAPHPPSVLALR from the coding sequence ATGAAGCCATTGGAGTCCTGGGGGCGCTACCCCCGAGTCGAGCAGCGCACGCAGCCGCTGACGTGGCGCTCGGACACATTGCCGGAGGTGTCTGGTCCGGTGTTGCCGCACGGACTGGGACGCAGCTACGGCGACTCCTGCCTGAATGGGGGCGGGACGCTGCTGCTCACCGCGGGGTTGGACCGGTTCATCGCCTTCGACCCGTCCACGGGCGTGGTGCGCTGCGAGGCGGGCGTCACGCTGGACATGATTCTGCGGCTGGCCGCGCCGCGAGGCTGGTTCCTGCCGGTGACGCCGGGGACGAAGTTCGTCACGGTGGGCGGGGCCATCGCCAACGACGTGCATGGCAAGAACCACCACTGCGCGGGCACCTTTGGCCGCTACGTGCGCCGCTTCGAGCTGGTGCGCTCGGATGGCAGCCGCCGCGTCTGCGCTCCGGATGAGAACCCGGACTGGTACGGCGCGACGATTGGTGGCCTGGGGCTGACGGGGCTCATCACGTGGGCGGAGGTGCAGCTCAAGCCCATCAGCAACCCGTACGTGCTCCAGGAGACGGTGCCGCTCGCGAACCTGGACGAGTTCCTGGTCGTGGCGCGCGAGTCCGAGGCCGACTACCAGTTCACCATGGCGTGGGTGGACTGCCTGGCGCGCGGCAAGAAGGTGGGCCGGGGGTTGTTGTACCGGGGCAACTTCGCGCCGCCGCAGTTCGACGGGTTGCCGCTCGCCAAGAGCCACCTGTCGCATGGCATCGGGTTGGCGGTGCCGATGGACATGCCGTCCTTCTGCCTGAACCGGCTGACGGTGTCGGCGTTCAACTGGCTGTACTTCCACCGGCAGAACGGCAGGCCCAAGCAGCGGCTGACGCACTACGACCCGTTCTTCTATCCGCTGGATGCCATCTACGGGTGGAACCGCATCTATGGCAGCCGCGGCTTCCTCCAGTTCCAGTGCGTGGTGCCGTATTCGACGGCGCGCGACGCGCTGAAGGACATCCTGGAGCGAAGCTCTCGTGGGGGGCTGCCCAGCTTCTTGTCTGTGTTGAAGACGTTTGGAGACATTCCCTCACCGGGTTGGCTGTCCTTCCCGCGCAAGGGCGTGACGCTGGCCATGGACTTCGCCAACCGGGGAGAGAAGACGTACCGGCTGGTGGAGGAGTTGGACCGGGTGACGCGCGAGGCGGGGGGCGCGGTGTATCCGGCGAAGGATGCACGGATGAGCCCGGAGAGCTTCGCGGCGTACTTCCCGCGCCGCGTGGAGTTCGCGGGGTATATGGACCCGGCGTTCTCCTCGTCGTTCTGGCGGCGGATGAATCCGGTGGCCCTGCCCTTCTCGCTCGAGTCGGAGCGGGCCGCGGGGGCGCCGCATCCCCCGTCGGTGCTTGCGCTTCGCTGA
- a CDS encoding UbiA family prenyltransferase — protein sequence MRPESSLSANPADVALAVDLDGTLVRTDTLHENLLVLFKRAPWLLLLMPLWVLKGKSYFKAEVARRAALDARHLPYNEELLAYLQEEKAKGRKLVLATAADQRIADAVAAHLGIFSEVHASNGTQNLSGTRKLAKLKAALGTFDYAGNDAVDLPLWRESREVVVVNAPPSVLKQAQGLGRPVARVFEKPSRSLRVWVKALRVHQWAKNALVFVPMLAAHKAASVNLVTEAALGFVAFSLCASSVYVLNDLLDLEADRRHPSKKKRPFAACTLPVSVGVVLAPVLLIAGAAVCLLLPPAFGALLAAYYALTLAYSLRLKQVVMLDVLVLAGLYTVRIFGGSLAVGVPTSSWLLMFSMFLFLSLALVKRLSEVRRLRQSNETSAHGRGYLSQDYEQLASLGAAAGQVSVLVLALYISSKEVTAYYDHPERLWLLCPVMLYWVGRVWVLAHRGEVNEDPLVFALKDRVSYAVGAVAALVLWAAT from the coding sequence ATGCGTCCTGAATCCTCTCTTTCCGCAAACCCGGCTGACGTGGCGCTCGCCGTCGACCTCGACGGAACCCTGGTGCGCACCGACACGCTGCACGAGAACCTGCTCGTCCTTTTCAAGCGCGCGCCCTGGCTGCTGTTGCTGATGCCTTTGTGGGTGCTCAAGGGCAAGTCGTACTTCAAGGCGGAGGTGGCCCGGCGGGCGGCGCTGGACGCCCGGCACCTGCCGTACAACGAAGAGCTGCTCGCGTATCTCCAGGAGGAGAAGGCGAAGGGCCGCAAGCTGGTGCTGGCCACGGCGGCGGACCAGCGCATCGCGGACGCGGTGGCCGCGCACCTGGGCATCTTCTCGGAGGTCCACGCGAGCAACGGCACGCAGAACCTGTCGGGCACGCGCAAGCTGGCGAAGCTGAAGGCGGCGCTGGGCACGTTCGACTACGCGGGCAACGACGCGGTGGACCTGCCGCTGTGGCGCGAGTCTCGCGAGGTGGTGGTGGTCAACGCCCCCCCAAGCGTGCTCAAGCAGGCGCAAGGGCTGGGGCGCCCCGTCGCCCGCGTGTTCGAGAAGCCCTCCCGGAGCCTCCGCGTCTGGGTGAAGGCCCTGCGCGTGCACCAGTGGGCGAAGAACGCGCTCGTCTTCGTGCCGATGCTGGCCGCGCACAAGGCGGCCTCCGTGAACCTGGTGACCGAGGCCGCGCTGGGCTTCGTGGCCTTCAGCCTGTGTGCCTCCAGCGTGTACGTGCTCAATGACTTGCTGGACCTGGAAGCGGACCGGCGCCATCCGTCGAAGAAGAAGCGCCCGTTCGCGGCGTGTACGTTGCCGGTGAGCGTGGGCGTGGTGCTGGCGCCGGTGCTGCTCATCGCGGGCGCGGCGGTGTGTCTGCTGTTGCCTCCGGCCTTCGGGGCGCTGCTGGCGGCGTACTACGCGCTGACGCTGGCGTACTCGCTGCGGCTCAAGCAGGTGGTGATGCTGGACGTGCTGGTGCTGGCGGGCCTGTACACGGTGCGCATCTTCGGCGGCTCGTTGGCGGTGGGCGTGCCCACGTCGAGCTGGCTGTTGATGTTCAGCATGTTCCTGTTCCTGTCGCTGGCGCTGGTGAAGCGGCTGAGCGAGGTGCGGCGGCTGCGGCAGTCCAACGAGACGTCCGCGCACGGGCGCGGCTACCTGTCGCAGGACTACGAGCAGCTCGCGAGCCTGGGCGCGGCGGCGGGCCAGGTGTCCGTGCTGGTTCTGGCGCTCTACATCTCCTCCAAGGAGGTGACGGCGTACTACGACCACCCCGAGCGGCTCTGGCTGCTGTGCCCGGTGATGCTCTACTGGGTGGGGCGCGTGTGGGTGCTGGCGCACCGGGGTGAGGTGAATGAGGATCCGCTCGTCTTCGCGCTCAAGGACCGGGTGAGCTACGCGGTGGGGGCCGTCGCGGCGCTGGTGTTGTGGGCGGCCACATGA
- a CDS encoding methyltransferase, with the protein MRLGLKADNLLERVADWFNLAPQPLAHAFFGMMASRTLMAGVRLGVYQALADGAATSEALATRLKLSAEGTRSLMEALVACEAVERQRDGRYKLASRSKRWLDPRSPQYVGAFLEFNYAQWDWWTGLEGVVRSGEAVDIHDFAPDDPRWRDYIHAMHQLARLAAPEVAGAIPLPRGARNLLDLGGAHGWYAAELCQRHRGLRATVLDLEGSARVGRDIISSAGLSHLVTHQAGDILTAELGGTYDGVLLFQVMHHLTPAQNVALLRRIRGALSPKGTLAVLEYLREDIQAPTSSAPLIGLHYFVTSGAAAYTPAEVEGFLDDAGYRIESSRPIRHLPLQTLLIARLD; encoded by the coding sequence ATGAGGCTGGGGCTCAAGGCGGACAACCTGCTGGAGCGCGTGGCGGACTGGTTCAATCTGGCGCCGCAGCCCCTGGCCCACGCCTTCTTCGGGATGATGGCGTCGCGCACCTTGATGGCGGGGGTGCGGCTGGGGGTGTACCAGGCGCTGGCGGATGGGGCCGCGACATCCGAGGCGCTCGCGACGCGCCTGAAGCTGTCGGCCGAAGGCACGCGCTCGCTGATGGAGGCGCTGGTGGCGTGCGAGGCCGTGGAGCGGCAGCGCGATGGCCGCTACAAGCTGGCGTCGCGCTCGAAGCGGTGGCTGGACCCGCGCTCGCCCCAGTACGTGGGGGCCTTCCTGGAGTTCAACTACGCGCAGTGGGATTGGTGGACGGGGCTGGAGGGCGTGGTGCGCTCCGGCGAGGCGGTGGACATCCATGACTTCGCCCCGGACGACCCGCGCTGGCGCGACTACATCCACGCCATGCACCAGCTCGCGCGGCTGGCGGCGCCCGAGGTCGCCGGGGCCATTCCGCTGCCCCGAGGCGCCCGGAACCTCCTGGACCTGGGCGGCGCCCATGGCTGGTACGCGGCGGAGCTGTGCCAGCGGCACCGGGGCTTGCGGGCCACGGTGTTGGATTTGGAGGGCAGCGCCCGCGTGGGCCGGGACATCATCTCCTCCGCGGGGCTGAGCCACCTCGTCACGCATCAGGCCGGGGACATCCTCACCGCCGAACTGGGGGGCACCTACGACGGGGTGCTGCTGTTCCAGGTGATGCACCACCTGACGCCCGCGCAGAACGTGGCGCTCCTGCGCCGCATCCGGGGCGCGCTGTCGCCCAAGGGGACATTGGCGGTGCTGGAGTACCTGCGCGAGGACATCCAGGCGCCCACCAGCTCCGCGCCCCTCATCGGCCTGCACTACTTCGTCACGTCGGGCGCGGCGGCCTACACCCCCGCGGAGGTGGAGGGCTTCCTGGACGACGCCGGTTACCGCATCGAGAGCAGCCGGCCCATCCGCCATCTCCCCCTGCAGACCCTCCTCATCGCCCGGCTCGATTGA